The genomic interval tttttctgCTAACAATGGCTCAAATGACTcgtaaaagggagatttgtcaaatatttcatactataatcaacatgggagtgagcaaatatgcttgttttatgcaaatgtatgtatatatttattattggaaatcaattaacaacacaaaacaatgacaaatattgtccagaaaccctcacaggtactgcatttagcataacaaatatgctcaaatcataacatgtcaaactgcagcccaacaggcaacaacagctgtcagtgtgtcagtgtgctgacttgactatgacttgctccaaactgcatgtgattatcataaagtggtcatcatgtctgtaaaggggagactcgtgggtacccatagaacccattttcattcacctatctcaaggtcagaggtcaagggatccctttgaaaatggccatgacagtttttctttgccaaaatttagcgcaagtttggagcgttatttatcctcccccctgacaagctagcattaaaactgagcccccttCAACCTTCAAAACATCGATTGCgtgaatgcgttaaagaaattagtggcattaaaaagaATTTGCGTTATCGTGTTATCGCgctatctttgacagccctagttcaaatatattttttaatgctgttGGCACCGCAAACAACATTTCATCCACCGTTCCatttattattgattcattattcATGTTAAGCAAagtccatctgctgatgaagtcCATGAGATGTGGCTGAAAGCTGCTGaagatttttttgtcaaaatatgtcttttgttttattgtttgtttgttttttgatatTTGGGTGACCCGATGAATCAAAGTAGTCCCCTCGTCTGATCCGTCTGCAGTGGAGGGAGGTCAGTTTCCGTTggctccaacacacacacacacatacagcggCACAGGGCTAAAATTGAGTGGAGGAGCTGAGAGTGAAGTATCAAAGGGAAGAAATGTCATGGGAGGGCAACTTGTTTTTTGCCATATAATTTTCCCATATGCTGTTAAAGCAGAGCAGATGTCACTGGGTATTGGCAGGAGTAGGCCTGGTGGCCGGGGGGACACGGTTTTGGGATACATGTCCCTGTGAAGAGCCACATAAAGGCGAACACCATGGAAAGTACAGCGGTGGTGGTGCAGCGAGAGGAAACGGGGTCAAACTCCTTCAGCAATCAGACACCTGAAGGCTGGATGAAATTAGCCCAAACCTCCTATGACAAGAATCACCACCACCAAGTAGAAAAATGGGACAGTTCTCAGCACTTGTCCACAGTGGAGATTAGTTTGCAGTTCAGTGAGTGTGTTTCCAAAGTGACATCATTCAAGGATTGGCTGGAATACCCCGATGGGGTTTGTGACTGCCTCGACAGCACCGAAGACAAACCCAGTCTAGGAAATGGATGTGCCAAATTACACAGTGCCACCCGCTGGGAGAgagctgcaggtgtgtgtgggtgtccgcatgtgtgtgtgtgtgtgcgggtatGTGTGTGCAGAAATTGAGAATTTTATTTCTACCGCGGTGAACTTGTCGTTACCTATActtcctctcactctctctcttccgGTGTCTCATTCGTCTtcgctctctctttcctctttcacgcatttttttttttatccttcctCACCCAAAATGCAATCTGAGCAGCTCTATCTCTGTCTCACACAGGCccattttctctttcttctgctTTGCAAGTGCCATAATCTGGACTCCCTGCTCATTTCCAGTCATTAAGGTCTAATTTTGTTGAGTTACTATATTTCTCCGCTGACTAAGATGCTAATTAACATCACTTATTTGGAAGCCAGTCACCGAACCAAAACTCTTGTAGTTTAAATTTAAATAGCCTGTTTTTCTCCAAAGGGAAATCATTCTGTTTCTGTCAAAACATCAATAATCTATTATTTCAATATGAGGAACACACTCTTGACAATTTTCTTTTGTACCCTCAGAGCATAGACAAATCACTGGCATATTTTCAGGTTTTCCTAACTAGGACCATCATGCactggagctttttttttttttttcttgcatcaAACCCAGATACTGTAACACATTTTTCACTAGAAACTAGGACCGATTCAACAAAACCAATGGTGTTTGAGCCCAAATACATCATGATAAATCTCTGTTATCTCAGTGTCATTGTACAGATTACTAAAGATGCCCTGTTACTTCTATGTTTATGTCCATAGAATGTATTTATAATCTCGCAAACTGGagtaatcaaaataaaatatctatTCTTTCTGTATCTTATTGTGATTCTCATGAATATAGAGCATGACATTCATTTTCAGCGGGCGCAAGACCAGGAAGTTTGGTGCTGATAATAgtgtttttgtatatttttcatTCTGCAAAATGATTATAGAGAGAGCATCGCAATCCAAGAGAGTATCTTTGTAAGTGCTGTATTTGAGTGCTATGTtctccgaaaaaaaaaaaaatcacacagctTTTGCATTAAAGGATAAGGCCGGcatattttatctttattttattatcaacaAATCCCACCAAGAGACcgaaaccaacaatgaatttatCCCGCTAACAAGTACTGACTTCACAGCCAGTTCCAGCGTACGCCTCTGCGCCATTGAACTCATCGccgtccaaaaactattaaaaagacagagaaaagagcCAAACAAGAGCCACCGGGTGACATATTCTTTAAttacaacaaacacagacaatgtAGCTCTTTCCTCCGCCGCCCGTCAAACTAGCAAAGCGAGGATCCCCCAGCATGCTCAGTGACGTCCGCCCAACATGGAGCTGCCGTCCAGAGAAAATGCTGCTGCAGAGTTGTGTCAAAATAAACCAGAGTATCGCCCAACGGTGTGgctgttttatgtgtttttaatggtcTTTGGATGGCAATGGAGTTCTGTGGCACAGAGGCATATAGCTACAAGCTGTGGCTGCACAGACAGCACTTGTTAGCGGGATAAATTCATTGCTGTTTTTTGGTCTTTTAATGGGATTTTGTTGGTTAAAGTAAGATAAAGTAACACCAACGTGATCCCTTTAATGCAGCTTTGGGTGCAACAAACTGTGGCAGCATTGCAAGAACGGAACGAGCTCAAGTAATGTACTATTCAACAGTAAAAGGGGCTGGTTTGGTTTTTATGGAGGTCCAGTAAAGAACAGCAGCAGCCCATAGTTCATCTAGTACAAGCAGTCCCACCTGCCCCCGGCCTAAAGCTGCCTATCGACTACATAATGATCTGCCCTCTGTAAGATGGATGGCCCAGAGATACCACTGAGGCTGCTGAGACTAAAGCCTGCACGCTCCCCCAGTGTGTGTGAGGCAAGTAACAACAGCAGGCAACAAGCACATTTTAAGCCTCTACACAGTATCTATTCTGTTTTCTGTCCAGAAAACCCTGTTACCACGAGATGCTGTTTGACGGCTAATTTTTCCTTCTTgttggtccagttctgatggcAGAAGTTTCAGGGGCAACTTTGAGGGTGTTTCATTCCCTTCTCTAACTGCTCTCGTTATTCACAGCATTATCTTGCAGATTCAGAGCTATTTTTTGCAAAGTTGTTCCTCGCCAGCTGAGGCCAGGTCCCAGGCCGCTATCTCTCAGTTGCATCAGCTGGAGTTCACCATCAGATGGCAGTCCACTAATGCCTTTCTCAGATGTGGGTTACTGGTGGCAGGGGAAGGTTGCGTCAGTGTGGACCTTTGGTGTCTGAACTCGCCGGCCTGTACTGCTCTAAGCACAGACTACAGAGGACTCCCCGAGGACTTCCCGAAAGTATCTTATCGCTTAGATCACATTACAATGACTTTCAGTGGCACCAATTTGATCTTAAGTGCTAATCCAGGCTACCAGGCTTTTCACAGATCTCTCAGATCAAATACACTGTGAGTGTCACTTCTATATCTGAGCTTACTCCCTTAAAAAAATcgtcaccattttttttttcctgtgaaaactACTGGAAACATCCTTTGAAGTTAAGCCTATTTTTGCCCCGAGAGGCAGAGACATTCATTCGTCAGTGATGCCTAAATGTTAGTCCTGTGAAGTGAATTCTCCAATTTTTTTCTGACAAATTGAATAGATGATTGCATGGTAATTTTTCAACCCAAATAGACCCAGATATTGTGAATACTTAATCAGAAAGTTTAATAAATGTCTGACCTCGTAAAAGTTTTATAAATTTCTTTTTAAAGATGCAATATTTTTGCTGATGGGGATCTAATTTGAATCCCACCCTGTCTCAAAATGCAGGTCCGTTTGCCTTCAGTGTTTAATACAAAATTGGAAACAAATGCATTTTCACACGCTCTGCTTTAAAATAGATTTAAAGTTCCTGTAATGTTATAAGTTATTATGTAAGCAAATCGATTAAAAGGGAGTATCATCTCAGCCACAAAAACATTTCACACCACTGAAAAACAGCAGATTCAGCAGCAAGGCAGTCTGGATACCACAGGCAAGTCTCGAGTCTACACTTGGATCTTAAAAACTGTACACATTTGTTTCTATTCGCTCTCCTGAAACTACTAACACACTGGAAACATATTTTCACAGCTGTACAGATGCACTGAGACCTCCTTGTGTGACTGACAGCTTACTAGCTTGGTACATTACAATAAAGAACACAGTTCTTCCTGCCCACTAGGTAGTGTATAGCCCATGGCGTTTGCTAAAACTATGTTCACTGTCACTTCCATTCACACGTCCGCATCTTCTCACGGCTTCTTTTTATTCCCTATTCTCAACAGTGTTCAATATATAACTAGCGCTTAAATTGGATGTTATTTAAAATACAGCGGCTCGCCATAATCCAAGAACAGACTTATTTGAGCTCTTTGATGAACTCTGTGTTGTTTCCCTGAGTTTCAGTAATGAATTCAAGTAAATTGCCTGTCTGAGTTGAAAGAGGAAGGGTGAAGTGTTGTCAAGAAATCCCCGGTCAGCAGTGATGTAATAGCTCATTTGAAGTCCAGTGAAGGATGGATGAGTCACATTCTTCGGGAATGAACTTCTCTGAAAGTAATTATACTGGTTTCCTGCTCCATACAATGAGGCCTGGAGAGTCCGAGACCAAAACAGGAAATGACATGGGCTGTAGGTAGGCTGGAGATTTGGATTTACGGGAGAGCAACCACAAAAATTCCAAATGAGCCATTAAAATGTTTCCAGTGCAGTGATGactataaaatgaaaatgaaacagcTGGGTCTTGATGCTTGATTCCCTGGCCGCCATATTGCagttaaaaatgataaaaactatcaaaattagatccagcatgctagaaaacatataatttgacaccaagatcactcaaatcgaccaactggatgaatttctatgagagaaatcaTTATCAGAAGGTCAATTTGGTGTCCATCTTGAAAAAAATGGCCGCGATCTTGGATTTTCAGGTGGCCAGTTGTTTATATTTGCTTAGTCACCCCTCggcaatcatcatgccaaatttggtgcttgtatcactatttgcacgatttgactAAAAAATGTATGTTATCCGCTCCACTATAAGGAAGTATTGGACAAACTGAAATTTGATCGCCAAAGACATTGGGATACAtgctctgggaaccatgaatgtctgtacatgGATTTCCTGACAAGGCATCCCATAGTGGTTTGACATATTTTAGTGTGAACCAAAGAAGTGGACCAACCGACATTACCTGGCTAGAGACACGCCGCTAGCATGGGCTAAATAATGAACGCTATAAGACTGTTGTAGTCAGCCGTTTACTGTCCTGTTATGTCATGGTATCTAAATAACTGAAAAATGGTTTTATGGCTTACGTGAATATCTCACCCGACTTTGAAGTGGTGTCATATGAGAGATATTATTTCACACCACCAAGTCCCTTTATGGTTCAAGCTCCTCACTCTGCCTTTTGTGAGTTTGTGCAAGTATAACAAAGCAGTGATCCGAGTCCTTGATCCGGGCTCAGGGACTGGCCTCGGTTACGTAAGACCCAGTCAGAATCTGACAactcagtatgtgtgtgtgtggtggtgggtaagtcgggtgtgtgtgtgtgtgtgttgggcgGTGGAGCCAGCTAATTCCTTGGGAGAGCGTTGTTAGCCTGGACCATTTGTGGAGCTCTCAGGGGAGAGGCGTTGCTCCGGTCTCTCATCAGGCAGATGACAGAAGACTGCGTGCTCTGCATGCTGCACTCATCTCGGCCATGATAGCTTCACTGCACAGGCCATATCTCTGCTTCATTTACTCATTGTCTGATAATAACAAGTGTCTCCTTTCTGCTATACTCAATTACATCTTCATTAGCCTGCTAACTAACTTAAAACACGCCAGCATTGTGTGCGGAGATTTTAAGTCTATGTGACATTTATTACCGAGAAGCCGGAGTCTATAGGTGAGGGCCGAACGGGGCGCAACATGATATTTATTACGTCTTCATCTCTCAAGACCATTCACCGTCTCATCATAGCGGCAATTCATTTCAATTTATCGGCTAATGAACTCAGTTCATTCATCATTTACTCTGTTATCTAAACAAGGCGACTGGCTGACATATTGGCCTCTTACTTTGGTGCGCTGCCAATCAAATACTGGCCTAGTAATTAGCTAAACAATGGGGAGTTGTTCCCATAAGACAAACTGAGATATTACATCAGATCCCAGTGAAGAGCAATCTAATGAAAATCATACAGCATAATTAGCTGCCCGCGACATTTCGTGCACAATGAAATGACAGTGTGGATTAGAGCAGCTAAGTGTAGCGGCGATGTCAAGTAGCAGACCACCAGATACAGAGCTGCAGATGTGAGACATTATGGGCTGCTGTTACAAAACCACCGTGGGATACACAAAGGGAGAATTCCAATCCTTTCAGTTTCATCTGCGTACTACACCGTCACGTTTCCTGCATTCTTGCAGTTCCTCACCTTCAGGTCTCTGAAAACAGGATGTGCCCTCCGTTAGTGAGGGAAGTTCCATCATGTCAAAGCAAACTTTGTTTGTTACCACGCTGAACAGCTGTGGCCTCAATCAGTCATCCTCGCCTTTCTCTAAGTGGAACAGACAACACAAGAGGAGCAGGTTACTTTACACCACCCCTGTGTATTCCCCCATTGTTTGAACACTCCCATTTCCCTGTTTGGTCGCTCTCTGTTCCCTTTATTCCTCTTTGCTTTACAGTAATGTCACATTTTAAGCTCATTTGCTCTCACTACTTGTCTCCCCAAACCAGCGCCAGCTCTCGTCCCGGTCAGCAGGGTTAAATAGTTGGCCAGTGCGGTGAACTATTCTGTATAAAGTGTCTTTTAATGAGACATAAACAGACAAGGGACAGTATCTTAAATGTCCAGCCTTCCTTCCTTTGGCCACTGCCGCTGACATGATGTCAAAAAGCAGTGCCACCCAAGCAGTCTAACTATAATATATCACCAGGGCCGGTGGTATAGATGACGGCTCGTATCAACCGGCTGTCTGGGGATTTTTAAggagaaaacaatgacaactcaATAAACCCCTGGTGCATGACATCTCTGTTTATAAGAGGGCAAAACTTTTCCTTAGCATCCCGAAACCAGAGTTTCATGTGTGATTAGAGGAAGCTGTGGTAATACTTCAGAgattgttgacttttggttgTAGTTCCTCATTCAGCCTCATCCTCAACTCAAATCTGGCAGCTCTTCAGCCGACTAAAAATAATTTTGCATACTTCAGCTGGATTATGCAGCTGATGTCACTCTATGTAAAGACACATGTCGCGAGTGAAAAATCACACCTCACAACCACGACGTTCACCTCGGCCTTGTCTGCTTCTCTAAGCAGTGTTGCTTTGACAACAGAGAGGAGACACCTGTAAATGGATGAGACTCGCTGGAGTGAAATGACGGCGGAGTATCAACACAACCACGGTGGAAAAAAGTCACAGCGAGAGGCTCTTTTACAGGCGACTCAAACAAAGCAGAACAATTTCCTTTCTTCAGTTCAAAGCGTGGATTTGTGGTAATAGCAGAGTCGAAGCCCCCGCAAAAAGAATTACAGCACAAAGTCTAAATGCGCATTGTTTCTCACTGCACAAGCTGACGCACTTCCTCTTTAAGCCGTCCTCACATGGTGTCTGAGCTAAATTTGTGGGTTTCCTGATGGAGGCAGAAGTGAAACTCGAAGCATAATCAGAACAGACATACAGGAAGCATCGGTACAAACTAAGGAGAATGGGTGAAGGGCTCCTGAGACATGTGGCGCGACAGTAGCAACAGTCAATTTAGGGTACAGTGAAGGTGTTGGCACATTGAATACAATTTGTTTTCAGTACTGTCAAGAGTATTTTTTAGAAAAGTGAAAGGCTTTCAACATTGTGTATGTGTTTTGAATCAGATGGGGTCAGCGGTGTCTCTGCACTGAATCTGGGACAAGATTAAATTtagtttcaacaaaaaaaagaaagaaaagtataccaagttcaatcaatatgtaGCTTTATTTATATGCGCATTCATCTGTACAGaaattcatacataaaaaaGAATATCAACAAGAACTGTACACTGGAAATGTCCACACTTTTGATATTACACAGCAGATCTGAGCCCTTTGGACTTTACATCAGTTTAAAACTAAAGTGACATCTGTGATTTGTAACAGCctcctttaaaataaaatatggcaCTCAGgatttaaacctgcagcaggcagaatgtttttggcatctttgggcaaaaattccacaataacctttcagcattttgtaattcaagtgttctgagagataactagacttggccaatcacaggtcatttcagagagagagagcgttcctattggctgttcattcaacggaggcagctgtttctcattttacagcacaaaagtacaatacaagatgttattgaaaacatttgaggcaagaaataggcattacagtaacagaatattgattcataattgatcagcgctgcctagtttgaccgtttaattggagtttgcaagtgattgacagctgctcagagagggCAGTCTAGGAGCAGGACTCCTAGGacgccgttaggagcaccagaggacacagaggcacatttttttgttcagattacctgtctcatgctctactgtcaggatatagtgaccgttttatgaaaatcactttttcaaatcatatttgctccatttctacccactgcagctttaaggcttTACTGGCATAGCACTTATGGGAATTTTAAATATGGCACGGATTCGCTTTCTATACTCTGAGCGGCGTTTCCTCGTACACCCGGGCAGATGGGCGCTTTGTCAAGTTTCGGGAATATGTCACACATCTCGGATCTGATGCTGCGGGGGGACGTCGTCTTTGCCGGCTGGACGTGGCGTCGCCAGGGGTCTGAGGGTGTTCTTGCATTTTGGAATGGAGTGCCCTTTTAATTTCTGATGTTAACCTTTTCCCCTGGAGCAGCCAGGGGAGCGCTTGCTCCGTCAGATCTGCTCTGGCGTAGATCTGCCTGTCTGCTCGGCAGTAGCCAGCCACGTCGCCCCCGGCctgtttccccccccctctaTGTGGCTCGCTTTCTCACTCTCTGTTCACATCTCTGCAAAAGACAGGGGGGGGAAGAGAAAAGTACAAAAGCTCAGCAGCCAGAATAAGAGAAAAAGCACACAGGcatatcaacacacacacacatgcactgacTAATAGGTGGGCCTTGTGAAGATACAGGGGAGCTACGATTCATTTGTAACATTAATTCTCTCCGCGTCAACACCACTGATAGCAGGATgtatgttttgttctttgtgGTTTGTGTGCGTGCACACATGTGTTCACAGGCCTCTGGAACACCACTGCTTTAGTGCTGATAGCGAAACTCATGTAGTCAAGTATGCTATTATCACTAAAGGTTGTGTAGATAGTCCACCTGAGTCCCCAGACATGGCATTTACACACAAGAGGTGCTCAGAGATAAACGGcgggggaggtggggggtgggTAGTAGTACACGGTGGAAACAAGGTGGCTACTGCTACGCACTCTGTTTTTCAATGTGTAACAAAACATGCTCTCTATCTGGGTCTCTGCCACCACCACACACCGCAGCCTGCTGGCTTGTCAGCTTAAGTGCAAAAGGAATAAAGAAAAGATTGAGTAATAGGGGGGTGTAATTCTCTTAAATACACACCTGCAAGTTCCCGGTCCAACATGTCGATAAAACTCTCAAGTTCCCTTGTGTCTCCCAGCTTGGCTGCAGGAAGaggacagaaagaaaaggaatTTGAGAAAAGCAATGGAACATTTTTGTGGAGAAGTGCGGCTCAGTTCAATGGTATTTCCTTTGGACCAGAAGCCTGAATACTAATCTAAATCACAGAATTACATATGAGCCAAACtgcttttctaaaaaaaaaaaaactggctttctaaaaataaaacacatttccagCTTCTTTTCTGTGATATAAAGCTGATTTAAAGCGCCGTAAAACCCAGACAGCTTGACGGATCCTACCAGGATCTCTGTTGTAAATATTTTCAGGTATTCTGCGTGAACACAGAcggtgtgaatgtgaatggcaccatcttgtttttatcCATTGAGATTTAACAGTAGTCGTCTGTGCATCTGCATGCAACAACAGAAATGCAACAGCTCTTCATTTACACACACCTGAGCCAGTCTTGCCGCTACATAACAGCACAAACAACCCCTGCAGGAGAATGAAGGGGGAGCCGAGATGTCACAGTCGCAGCGGCAGGGGCTTtgttgtgtaaaaacaaaagagCTCCCAGCCTAATGTGGAGGGTTTTTGTGTGGCTGTGATAGTGATCAGAGTAGACGTGATAGTGATCACTGTAAGAACGACTGCTATCTGGATGGAGATAGGCTGATGGGAGCCTCTAGTATACCTTTCGGTGCCAGCGTTATGCCTGCTGTGTGGAGCTCCTCCTCGCTGGTGTTCAAACTGTTTCCCAAAGAAGCTTCGCTgcctggagggagggagaagagagggtGAGCGGAGATGATAAACAGAAGACAAGCACTAAGGCCAGCCCATGCAAATGAACAACAACTATGACAACAACTTTAACACAATGCCGGAGCTGCACATAATGGTAATAACATGCAGTAAAAACGAAGGTAAACGTGTGTTCACTCCCGAGTGTCAGCTTTTGAAACGTTAGGGGGCCAAAATACTTCAATAATGACGACGCATGGGAGCAGGGAAACACACTTTCTTCTTTTATCTCATAACCGTCGACAAAcggcagcagcaacaacaacaacaacaacaaaaacaccagACAATTACAGAAGATGGATTATCTGTAATTGCGGTTCATTCTGGTACACAGCTATTGTCATGAGCAAAACAGCCACTTTAATAGAAGTGTATACAGGGATGTGTCCTCTTGTAACACTAATTTCATGCAAATTAAAAGTGTCAAGCTGTAGTTGTTTGGGCTGATAAAGGGGGCTCAGCATGCACCCATGGGGGCTCCATACACCCTCACTCACAAACAAATGAGGCACTAAGTAACGTCCACACTTTGCGCGATAAgcaaaaattactttaatcGCAGCAAAATTGTTTTAGTGTGGTGATGTTGTCACTCACTGTAATCCGAGTCCTCGACCCCGCTGTCGTCCCCCAACCGTGTGCGACCTTTGGCCTCCCGCAGGACGTGCTGGTAAGCGTGAGGTCTGCTTTGAGACGGGGccttcagctcctccaccaCGTCCTGGAACTCCTGCAGCAACTCgcccagctccagctccatgTCTGCGGAAAATGTGACAGCAATTTTGGAGAGAAACCACATTACTCCACTGAAAGAAAATGTTAAGATCACCTcaagttttttttccagaaagcAAAAATAGTAGAAGTACTGAACAAAATGACATTTacacatgtctttttttatatttcttaaaaaataaaacaaagaaaaatcttttagatGTTGGATGTTTTTCAATATGAGAAATAACTCCTTACACACATATCTTCAGGGTTACAACTGAATTAAATAAAAGCTAGAAACTAAAACCTGCAGTTGGATTTTGTGTCAGTGGGTTGTATCAGATAAGTTGATGTGTTCAAATAAACCTAACAGCCCATAAGGCATATAAAACACCTAACAGCCTGTAAAACACCTGGTCTGCTAACTGTGATacataaatattacattttaaatcgAAGTTCTATGCTTTGGGCTGCAATAAAACAACACTTTTGGCCATTTCTTGAGTAAATGCGCAGTCATTAAATAACGGATGACCAAGCCTCGGTTTTACCCACCATTTTATGAATATGATAAATTTTTAACAGTCCCCTGTGGGGTAGAGAAAGCAACAGTAGTAGCAAATGGTAGTAGGTTgcagcaagaaaaaaaataaaagcacatgCATATTGAAAAAATTGCAATGTTTGGTAAAATATGAGCGATGACAGAAGTTTTTTAatatgtaaaaatgaaaaaataacagAATTGTGCCATGTAGCCTGCTCAAAATATATCAACAAATATGTAGAATAGGTGTAATTtttaataatgcactatacccacttttaacagtctcttctgcactatattcacttttttaatagtcgtgtataacagctgttactctgcactatattcacttttaacagttttcttcttcatctccttgtatttctatatctggtatattttttgtactttgtactttgcactactaacttttttactgcctttttactaacatgttttgcactatggaactgtgatgctggaaacttgaatttccctcgggatcaataaagttactatctatctatctatctatctatctatctatctatctatctatctatctaaaaaaaataaaacatagcAGGCTATGATTTACAAAGCTGTTAACTCTCTCAGTGTAACTTTAATTTGTATCAACATGATGTGATACATAAAAAAAGATTAGGCAAGTGTGTAATTTAAAGAGGTTAAAATACAGTTTACAGCCTCTGTGAAAGCATTATACAGTCGTTAGCTGTTTGTTACAGGCCCATGATCACCATCACTGTATCCCCACTTAAAAACTAATGGCTCAAGTAGTCGTTAGACTCACCTGTGGTAATGTCTGAGGTCATGCTGGAGCAGTGAAATTAAACACCACCGGGCTGCTTGTGCGTCTGGGTTCAAAAGCTGCTTTAAAGAAGCTGACACGCTGAAGactgtagttttattataaagacctccacacacacgcgcgcgggCGGGCGGGCGCGCTCAGCTAGCGGACCCGAGCAGCCAATCAGGTCGCAGACAAACCTCAAGAGGTCTGCTGTGACTGGAAACA from Sebastes fasciatus isolate fSebFas1 chromosome 10, fSebFas1.pri, whole genome shotgun sequence carries:
- the LOC141775203 gene encoding regulator of cell cycle RGCC isoform X2; the protein is MELELGELLQEFQDVVEELKAPSQSRPHAYQHVLREAKGRTRLGDDSGVEDSDYSSEASLGNSLNTSEEELHTAGITLAPKAKLGDTRELESFIDMLDRELAEM
- the LOC141775203 gene encoding regulator of cell cycle RGCC isoform X1 yields the protein MTSDITTDMELELGELLQEFQDVVEELKAPSQSRPHAYQHVLREAKGRTRLGDDSGVEDSDYSSEASLGNSLNTSEEELHTAGITLAPKAKLGDTRELESFIDMLDRELAEM